One window from the genome of Gammaproteobacteria bacterium encodes:
- a CDS encoding NAD-dependent epimerase has translation MRVLVTGAAGFIGAAICQYLLKRGDEVIGFDNLNDYYDVSLKHARLAQLQTFSAYTNVIAGLEDRAALENVFTQYQPQRVVHMGAQAGVRYSLENPRAYVDSNIVGFMNILECCRHNKIENLVYASSSSVYGANTHLPFSVHHNVDHPVSLYAATKKANELMAHTYSHLYQLPTVGLRFFTVYGPWGRPDMALFKFTRNILAGQPIDVFNHGRHQRDFTYIDDIVEGVIRVLDKIPTGNPQWTGQHPDPASSAAPYRIYNIGNHQPVELLAFINAIEKCLGKKAQLNLLPMQAGDVVDTFADVDALRAEFNYQPNTPIETGIAHFVEWYKQYYKI, from the coding sequence ATGCGTGTATTAGTCACCGGTGCGGCAGGTTTTATTGGTGCCGCCATTTGCCAATATTTATTAAAACGCGGCGATGAGGTCATCGGCTTTGATAATTTAAATGACTACTATGATGTAAGTCTTAAACACGCTCGTTTAGCACAGCTTCAAACTTTTTCCGCTTACACTAATGTCATTGCTGGATTAGAAGATCGCGCTGCATTAGAAAATGTTTTTACCCAATATCAACCACAACGTGTTGTGCACATGGGCGCACAAGCAGGTGTGCGTTATTCTTTGGAAAATCCGCGCGCGTATGTTGATAGCAACATTGTTGGCTTTATGAATATTTTAGAATGCTGCCGGCATAATAAAATCGAAAATTTGGTCTATGCGTCCAGTAGCTCTGTTTACGGTGCCAACACCCACTTGCCCTTTTCCGTGCACCATAATGTTGACCATCCCGTGAGCTTGTACGCGGCTACTAAAAAAGCCAATGAGTTAATGGCGCATACTTATAGTCATTTGTATCAATTGCCTACGGTCGGTTTGCGCTTTTTTACGGTATACGGTCCTTGGGGTCGACCCGACATGGCGTTGTTTAAATTTACGCGCAACATTTTAGCCGGACAACCGATTGATGTTTTTAACCATGGCCGTCATCAACGTGACTTTACTTACATCGATGATATTGTCGAAGGCGTGATTCGTGTCTTAGATAAAATTCCGACTGGCAACCCACAATGGACTGGACAACATCCCGATCCTGCTAGCAGTGCAGCGCCTTATCGTATTTATAATATCGGCAATCATCAGCCGGTTGAATTACTCGCGTTTATTAATGCGATTGAAAAATGCCTAGGCAAAAAAGCTCAACTCAATTTATTACCCATGCAAGCCGGCGATGTGGTTGATACTTTTGCAGATGTTGACGCTTTGCGCGCGGAGTTTAATTATCAGCCGAATACGCCCATTGAAACTGGCATTGCGCATTTTGTGGAATGGTATAAACAATATTACAAGATTTAA